The Pseudomonas asiatica genome has a segment encoding these proteins:
- a CDS encoding trimeric intracellular cation channel family protein, producing the protein MLLMLYLIAITAEAMTGALSAGRRGMDWFGVVLIACVTALGGGSVRDVLLGHYPLTWVKHPEYLVLTSCAALLTIFIAPMMRRLRSLFLVLDALGLVAFTLIGCMTALEMGQGMLVASISGVITGVFGGILRDIFCNDIPLVFRRELYASVSFAAAWFYLGCVYFKVPAEQAMLLTLFGGFLVRLLAIRFHWEMPKFHYNDQQ; encoded by the coding sequence ATGTTGTTGATGCTCTACCTCATCGCCATCACCGCCGAAGCCATGACCGGCGCGTTGTCTGCTGGCCGCCGCGGCATGGACTGGTTCGGCGTGGTGCTGATTGCCTGCGTCACCGCCCTGGGTGGCGGCTCGGTGCGTGACGTGCTGCTCGGGCATTACCCGCTGACCTGGGTGAAGCACCCGGAGTACCTGGTGCTGACCAGTTGTGCGGCGCTGCTGACCATCTTCATCGCGCCAATGATGCGCCGCCTGCGCTCGCTGTTCCTGGTGCTCGATGCCCTGGGGCTGGTGGCCTTTACCCTGATCGGTTGCATGACCGCACTGGAGATGGGGCAGGGCATGCTCGTGGCGTCGATCAGCGGGGTCATCACCGGGGTATTTGGCGGGATCTTGCGAGATATCTTCTGTAACGACATTCCCCTGGTATTCCGCCGCGAGCTGTACGCCAGTGTCTCGTTTGCCGCGGCTTGGTTCTACCTGGGCTGCGTGTATTTCAAGGTGCCGGCGGAGCAGGCGATGCTGCTGACCTTGTTTGGCGGGTTCCTGGTGCGGTTGCTGGCGATTCGGTTCCATTGGGAAATGCCCAAGTTCCACTACAACGACCAGCAGTAG
- the orn gene encoding oligoribonuclease yields MQNPQNLIWIDLEMTGLDPDSDVIIEMATIVTDSELNTLAEGPVIAIHHSDEVLARMDEWNTRTHGASGLTQRVRESKVDMAAAEAQTIAFLEQWVPKGKSPICGNSICQDRRFLYRHMRNLENYFHYRNLDVSTLKELAARWAPDVRDSFKKGNTHLALDDIRESIAELRHYREHFIKV; encoded by the coding sequence ATGCAAAACCCACAGAACCTGATCTGGATCGACCTGGAAATGACCGGCCTGGATCCGGACAGCGACGTCATCATCGAGATGGCCACCATCGTCACCGACAGCGAACTGAACACCCTGGCCGAAGGGCCGGTGATCGCCATCCACCACAGTGACGAAGTGCTGGCGCGCATGGACGAGTGGAACACCCGCACCCATGGCGCTTCGGGCCTGACCCAGCGCGTACGCGAGAGCAAGGTCGACATGGCCGCAGCCGAGGCGCAGACCATTGCCTTCCTCGAGCAGTGGGTACCGAAAGGCAAGTCGCCGATCTGCGGCAACAGCATCTGCCAGGACCGCCGCTTCCTCTACCGGCACATGCGCAACCTGGAAAACTACTTCCACTACCGCAACCTGGATGTCTCGACCCTGAAAGAGCTGGCTGCACGCTGGGCACCTGATGTGCGTGACAGCTTCAAGAAGGGCAACACCCACCTGGCGCTGGACGACATCCGCGAATCGATCGCCGAACTGCGCCACTATCGCGAGCACTTCATCAAGGTGTGA
- the rsgA gene encoding small ribosomal subunit biogenesis GTPase RsgA — protein sequence MAKRQLNRRQNWRIEKIQNERAARAAKREQHVLQELEGGDLGPEQLGLVIAHFGVQVEVEAQDGEAAGQVFRCHLRANLPALVTGDRVVWRSGNQGIGVIVAQMPRSTELCRPNNHGQLKPVAANVDLIVIVFAPAPEPHPNLIDRYLVAAEHAGIRPLLLLNKADLINDENGPGLHALLEVYRELGYPLLEVSAHHGDGMQRLQQMLDGHISVFVGQSGVGKSSLVNSLLPDAGTRVGDLSEWSGQGTHTTTTARLYHFPNGGDLIDSPGIREFGLGHVSRSDVEDGFIEFRDLFGTCRFRDCKHDREPGCALLKALDEGRIKQQRMNSYRSIIASLPEDAY from the coding sequence ATGGCCAAACGCCAGCTCAATCGCCGCCAGAACTGGCGCATCGAAAAAATCCAGAACGAGCGCGCCGCGCGTGCGGCCAAACGCGAACAGCACGTGTTGCAGGAACTGGAGGGTGGCGACCTGGGACCGGAGCAACTGGGCCTGGTGATTGCGCACTTCGGTGTGCAGGTAGAAGTGGAAGCCCAGGACGGCGAAGCCGCGGGCCAGGTATTCCGCTGCCACTTGCGCGCCAACCTGCCGGCGCTGGTTACCGGCGACCGCGTGGTATGGCGCTCGGGCAACCAGGGCATTGGCGTGATCGTCGCGCAGATGCCGCGCAGTACCGAGCTGTGCCGGCCAAACAACCACGGCCAGCTGAAACCGGTGGCGGCCAACGTCGACCTGATCGTGATCGTCTTCGCCCCCGCGCCCGAGCCGCACCCCAACCTCATCGACCGTTATCTGGTGGCGGCGGAGCACGCCGGCATTCGCCCGCTGCTGCTGCTGAACAAGGCCGACCTGATCAACGACGAGAACGGCCCGGGCCTGCATGCGCTGCTGGAGGTTTACCGCGAGCTGGGCTACCCGCTGCTGGAGGTCTCGGCCCACCACGGTGACGGCATGCAACGCCTGCAACAGATGCTCGACGGCCACATCAGCGTGTTCGTCGGCCAGTCAGGGGTGGGCAAGTCGTCGCTGGTCAACAGCCTGCTGCCGGACGCTGGCACCCGTGTCGGTGACCTGTCGGAGTGGTCTGGCCAGGGCACCCACACCACCACCACCGCGCGGTTGTACCACTTCCCCAATGGTGGCGACCTGATCGACTCGCCGGGCATCCGCGAGTTCGGCCTGGGTCACGTCAGCCGCAGCGATGTGGAGGATGGTTTCATCGAGTTCCGCGACCTGTTCGGCACCTGCCGCTTCCGCGACTGCAAGCATGATCGCGAACCGGGCTGTGCGCTGCTCAAGGCGCTGGACGAGGGGCGTATCAAGCAGCAACGGATGAACAGCTACCGCTCGATCATTGCCAGTTTGCCGGAAGACGCTTACTGA